The following are encoded together in the Juglans microcarpa x Juglans regia isolate MS1-56 chromosome 2D, Jm3101_v1.0, whole genome shotgun sequence genome:
- the LOC121250505 gene encoding enhanced ethylene response protein 5 has product MAYLSMGEAHRRITDYLNRFFDAVSSQDGASLSLLLSLSSNSPSLLSLADALNLFQDTSRVIKQSDKYSQYTEIFIHLFRSLQTYRLGNLADAYQAFEKSANAFIQEFRNWESASAWALEALYVVAYEIRVLAERVDRELASNGKSPEKLKAAGSFLMKMFGVLAGKGPKRVGALYVTCQLFKIYFKLGTVHLCRSVIRSIETARIFDFEEFPKRDKVTYMYYTGRLEVFNENFPAADHKLSYALMHCSPHREANIRMILKYLIPVKLSMGILPKDWLLEKYNLVEYRDVVQALKRGDLRLLRHALQEHEDRFLRSGVYLVLEKLELQVYQRLVKKIYIIQKQKDPNKAHQVKLEVIVKALKWLEMDMDVDEVECIMAILIYKNLVKGYFAHKSKVVVLSKQDPFPKLNGKPVDS; this is encoded by the exons ATGGCGTACCTAAGTATGGGAGAGGCACACCGAAGAATCACGGATTACCTTAACCGCTTCTTCGATGCCGTATCTTCCCAAGACGGAGCTTCCCTCAGTctcctcctctccctctcctcaaaCTCtccttcccttctctctctcgccgATGCCCTCAACCTCTTCCAG GATACTAGTAGAGTGATCAAACAGTCCGATAAATACTCTCAATACACAGAAATTTTCATCCATCTTTTTCGATCACTGCAAACTTACCGACTTGGAAACCTTGCCGATGCCTACCAAGCCTTCGAGAAATCTGCCAA TGCTTTCATCCAGGAGTTTCGAAATTGGGAATCGGCATCGGCTTGGGCTTTGGAAGCCTTGTATGTGGTTGCTTATGAAATTAGGGTTCTTGCAGAGAGA GTTGACAGGGAACTGGCTTCGAATGGAAAATCCCCGGAGAAGTTAAAGGCTGCCGGTTCGTTTCTGATGAAAATGTTTGGGGTCTTAGCT GGAAAAGGCCCAAAGCGAGTTGGAGCACTATATGTGACTTGCCAGTTGTTCAAAATTTACTTTAAG CTTGGTACAGTTCACCTTTGCCGCAGTGTAATAAGAAGCATTGAAACTGCTCGAATatttgattttgaggaatttcCTAAAAGAGACAAG GTTACCTACATGTATTATACAGGTCGGCTGGAAGTGTTTAATGAAAATTTCCCGGCT GCTGATCATAAATTGTCATATGCCTTGATGCATTGCAGTCCTCACCGTGAAGCAAATATAAG GATGATACTAAAATATCTGATACCTGTGAAGCTTTCCATGGGTATCTTACCTAAAGATTGGCTGCTCGAGAAGTACAACCTAGTTGAG TACAGGGATGTTGTGCAAGCTCTAAAAAGGGGAGATCTCAGACTTCTTCGCCATGCTCTCCAGGAGCATGAAGACCG tttctTAAGATCAGGTGTATATCTTGTCCTAGAAAAGTTAGAACTCCAAGTTTACCAAAGACTGGTGAAGAAAAT TTACATTATCCAAAAGCAAAAGGATCCAAACAAAGCTCACCAGGTGAAGTTGGAAGTGATTGTTAAAGCATTGAAGTGGCTTGAAATGGACATGGATGTGGATGAG GTGGAGTGTATAATGGCCATACTAATATACAAGAATCTTGTGAAAGGGTATTTTGCTCACAAGAGCAAAGTGGTAGTTTTAAGCAAGCAAGATCCTTTCCCTAAATTGAATGGAAAGCCTGTTGATTCGTAG